The stretch of DNA GGTAAATAGCGTTCTGCCGGGAGCGGTCGAGCAGCGCCAGCCGGGGCTGCAGCGTCAGGGCGTAGAGGCTCTCGTCGGCAGAGGTGCTGAGGCGTTCAAAGCCCGTCACCAGCCCCTGGATCACCCGCACCGGCTGCTGCATTTTAATGCCGTAACCCTGGTCGACCGGCGCCTGCAGCGTCAGCGAGGCGGCCTTCAGCAACATCATCTCTTTGCCAACGGCATGGTCGGCGCAGGTGAACTCTATCCGGTAACTGAACGGCTTGCTGAGGGCTTCATCGCCCTGAAAGGCCAGCACGTCGAGGGCGGGCTCACAGCCCTTCACCGCCAGCAGATGGTGGTTATGGCTGAAATCTATCGGGGGATTATTGCTCATACGTGCTCTCCTTGGGTACGGTCAAATTCCAGCCCGATCCCCTCATCCTCCGTCCAGCTTAGCGTCAGCGTCCGGGGCTTCTGTCGGGCTGCCATATGCATCAGCAATTGTTGACTCAGCACCGGTAAAATCTGCTGATTGAGCAGGCTGTCGACGTTGCGGGCCCCGCTATCCGGCAGCAGGCAGGCGGCGGTCAGCGCGTCGTACAGATTTCCTTCGATATGGGTCGACAGGCCGTAATGACGTTGCAGGCGCTGGCTGACCTGGGCGAGTTTCATTTCCACGATGGTGCGCATTGCGGCAGAGGCCAGCGGCCGGTAAATCACGGTCTGGAAGCGGGCCAGCAGCGCGGGCTGGAAGTGGTCGCGCAGGATCGGGCGCAGCAGTTCGTGCAAATCGCCTTCCGTTGCCTCTGGCTGTTCCTCCAGCAGCTGCATGATAGGGTCGCTGCCGAGGTTAGAAGTCATCAGAATAACCGTGTTACGGAAGTCAATTTCCCGCCCTTCGCCGTCGCGCATAAAACCCCGGTCGAAGACCTGATAGAACAGGTTCATCACCTCGCGGTGGGCTTTTTCAACTTCATCCAGCAGCACAATGCTGTATGGACGTTTGCGGACGGCTTCGGTGAGGATCCCGCCCTGTCCGTAGCCGACGTAGCCCGGAGGTGAGCCTTTCAACTGGGAAACAGTGTGCGGCTCCTGGTACTCCGACAGGTTGATGGTGATGAGTGACTTCTCGCCGCCGTACAGCGCATCGGCGAGCGCCAGCGCGGTTTCGGTTTTGCCCACTCCGCTCGGGCCAACCAGCAGGAACACGCCCTGCGGGCCGTTTTCAGACGTCAGCCCGGTTTTCGCGGCGCGAAGGCGCTGAGCAAGCGCGTTAAGCGCAACTTCCTGCCCTACAACCCGCTTACCAATGGCATTCTCCAGCGTCAGAAGCTCCGCCTGCTCATCTTTCATCAATGAAGACAGCGGCACGCCGGTCCAGTCGGCAATCACGTTAGCCACGGTGCGAGTTTCTACGTCAATCTGTACCAGCGCGTCCCCCTGCTGCATCGCCGCCAGCTGGCGCTGCAGGTCGACAAGCTCCGCCTGACGGCTGATGTCCTGGCGGCATTCCATCACCTGCTGCGCAAGGGACTTCTCCAGTTCAAAGCGACCTTCCAGCGCCTCAAGCGTGCTTTCCAGCTTGTTGCTCTGAGTATCAATCCGTTCAATCCGCTCGCCGGGCAGATGGCAGCCGGTGGCGATGTCTTCAAGCAGCGCCTGTTCTTCAAGCTCCAGCGCGGTGAGCTGCGCTTTCAGGACCACAATCTCTTCAGGCAGCGTATCCAGACTCATGCGTACACGCGCCGCCGCGGTGTCCAGCAGGTCGACGGCCTTGTCCGGCAACTGGCGGCCCGTAAGATAACGACGTGACAGTGTAACTGCGGCGCGCACGGCGTCATCGGTAATATGCACGCCGTGATGCTCCGCGTAGCGTGACTTCAGGCCTCGCAGCATCAGGCAGGCGGTTTCATCGTCCGGCTCGTCCACTTTTACCATCTGGAAGCGGCGCTCCAGCGCGGCATCGCGTTCGAAATACTGTTTGTACTCAGACCAGGTGGTGGCCGCGATGGTGCGCAGTTCGCCACGGGCCAGTGCCGGTTTCAGCAGGTTGGCCGCATCAGCTCCGCCAGCCTGATTACCCGCCCCAATAATCGTATGGGCTTCGTCGATAAACAGCAGCACCGGGTCAGGCGACTGCTGCACCGCCTCAATAATGTTTTTCAGGCGTTGCTCAAACTCGCCCTTCACGCCGGCTCCCGCCTGCAAAAGCCCCAGGTCGAGGGTACGCAAGGTGACAGGCTGGAGGCTGACAGGGACGTTACCTTCGGCAATACGTAGCGCCAGGCCTTCTACCAGCGCGGTTTTCCCCACGCCGGGTTCACCCACCAGGATCGGGTTGTTCTTACGCCTGCGGGAAAGGATATCCACCATCTGGCGGATTTCCGTGTCACGACCAAAAACCGGATCGATTTTCCCTTCACGCGCTTTGGCCGTAACGTCGAGAGTGAATTTATCCAGCGCGTTTTGCAGCGCCGGATCCAGGTCACCTTCTTTCGTCGCCCCCACCGGGCGGCCAATAAACTCAACTTCACTGCCGTGAGCGTGTGCCAGCTCAGCTTCCTGCTGCGCTTCCGGGCGTTCGTCAGACTGCGCGTCGAGCAGCGGACGCAGGCGCTCCAGCTGGCCCTGCCCGAGCGTCAAAAACGGCCACAGGCCGTCACAGCGCAGCAGGTTCTGTTTATCCACCAGCGCCATCATCAGGTGTACGCTCCGGATGTGTTCTTCCCCGGCAAGCGAAGCAATCAGCCACGCCTCCTGCAGCAGTTTCTGAACGCTGTCTGAAAGCTGAGGACGGCCGCGCACGGAACGCGGCAGTGCATCCAGCCATGCCAAAAGATCCTGCCAGACCGAGTCCATATTCCATTCGTAGCGGCGCGCCAGCACCGTCAGGTCACCTTCACCCTGCTCCAGCAGCTTCAGCAGCCAGTGCTCCGGCAGAATTTCCGCATGGGCGCGGGTCTGGCACAGAGAAGCCGCCCCTTCCATCGCACGGGCGCAGTAAGGGTTAAGACGACGCAGCAGGATGGCTGGATTTTCCATGTTGTATTCTCTCCTGAATGGGGCCTGGACACGCTACCGCCCCTCGCTGTTTCCTGTTGTACAGGAGACCAAAGCGCACAAGGTCGGGCGGGCAGATTGTGGGTTTCTTTGCTCAACGCCCGCCACGCAGACGTTCAGCAAAATAGAAAAGCGGGCAGAATGGGCTGCCCGTCGGGCCGTTGCTCTAAAGAGTTCGCGTTGAAGCAAGGCGGCAGGCGAGTGCAGCCCCGGGAGCTTACTGAAGTAAGTGACCGGGGTGCATGAACGCAGCCAACGCCGCTACAGCGCGAAATATGACGAGCAATTACGCGGTGGCGCGTTCGTTCCAGCTATCGGAATGAATGATGTTGCCGTCTTTGTAGGTCCAGGTGATTTTTTCGTAGCGCAGCTCTACGCGCTCAAGATGGTTGTGTTTTTCTTTCGACGGATCTTTGACGTCGTACATTTCAGGATTGACCTTCACCACCTTCACGTTTTCCAGTTTGGTGTTGAAGTACTCCACTTCCTGGCCTGCGTCGTTGATTTTGTACCACTTGAATTCAGCCGATTTCAGGGTCTGGCCGGTGGTCACCGCCTTGTACAGGTACGGGCTGGAGGAATCGATTTCCTTGGTGAACATGAACGGCGTGTGAATACGGGTGCCGGTCAGCTTGCCGGTATTGTTGTCCGTAGGGATGTACAGATTATGTTCCTGCGCCACAATTTCGATGCTGCCTTCGCGGTTCTCAACGTCAACAGACCCTTTGATGTCCGCGCCGCCGTCGTCTTTCAGCCAAAGATAAACAGGGATTGCCATGGTTTACTTCTCCTTTTCATTGTGTAGAACGCCATCATCCTGCGATGACGCTGGGATTTCGCCCGGTAGCAAGCAGGCGTTGGCCTGCGGTACCAGACTGATTTCGACACGACGGTTAAGCGCGCGGCCTTCCGGCGTGTCATTGTTTGCAATGGGGCGGCTCTGGCCATAACCCTGCACCGCAAAACAACTTTCCGGCACGTCGCCGGTGTCGTGCATCCAGTCGCGTACCGCTTCTGCACGCTTCAGGGACAATGTTTGGTTCAGCCGGGGGTTGCCGGTGTTATCCGTGTGCCCGGCGACCACAATCAGCCAGCCCGGCTTCGCTTTGATCCCCACCAGGGAATTGACCAGCAGCTTGGTAGATCCCGTTTTCAGCGCGGCTTTTCCGGAGTCAAACAGCGACATGCTGTCGAGGCGTACGGTTTTAGGTGCCGGTTTTAACTTAGGCTGTGGTTTAGGTGGCGGAGCGGGCACGTACGAGCGGATAGCCTCCAGCAGAGGCATACGCAGGCGCTCCCCCTGATATAACCCCAGGCTCATCCGGGCAGGAATACCGTTACGGGCCCAGTCGTCCAGCTGTTCGGCATCTTCACGCAGAACCGCGACAGCCTCGGCCTTCGGGCCGTAATCCTTCATCGGGATACGGTCATAACGGGCAATATCAAAACTCACGCGGTGTAACAATTGGGCATTGTTCCAGCCGCTGCTGAGCAACGCCGTCATCGCCGCCAGCGTGAAGATCCCGAGTGCGCATCGCCAGGCTCGGCCTCGCGCCGTCAGCCCTTTTCCCTCAGGTAACAGCGGCAGAACAAAATCCGGGAGCGGCGAAATCACCGTGCTGTCCGTGCCGACAGGCTGCCAGCCAGAGACCTGATGCATCGCGGTGTGTCGGGACAGCCACGCCGTCCAGAGCGAGGATGCGAGACTCCCGGCAAGAATCGGGCCCATTCCCCAAAGCACCGCGATGGGCGCAATGGCCGGCATATCGGGATTTTCATCCATAAACACGGCTTTGACGTGCAGCTGATACCAGCTCATAAAGCTGTTCATCAGTACCTGCTGCTGCATCGCCATCGCGCCACCCGTGGTCACCCACGCGGCAATCGAACAGGGCGAGGAAGATTCACGCCAGACGCGCACTCCTTCGCCGGGAATCGCCGCCTGCCAGAGCATGTCGTTCACCATCCCGCTGCCTGTCTGGCCATTCAACACCAGCGGCACGGCATGACCTGTTTCTTTGCGCAGCTGGCCTATTTGCCAGCGCAGGGCCAGCAGATGGCTGGTCAGGGCTTCCGCATCAGCGTGTTTCTGCGGGCAAACGCTGACCATAATCGACAGCTGACGCCCCCAGTCAGGGCGCTGCTGTAGCACCAGGCGAACCACCTGTTGAAGATCCTGATGCTCTGCAACTCTTATCCAGCAGCCCTGCGTGACGGTCAACACCGGTGAAGAACGCGGCCAGGCCAGCGGCAGGTCGCCACAAACCAGTACCACGGGCTGGCGGTATGTGGCTTCCGGCAGGTCATCCAGGCACAGCGAGATATCTTGCTCAGCACGGCGACTCACGACGTACCACACCGCCGTAATCATCCCCAGGATTACCAGAAGGATGAGTACGGAAAACGCGCCGGAAACAGGCAGAAAGCCCAGGCAGACCACAAGGCTCAGCATCGCGGCCCACAGCGCTAAACCTCGCTGCTGCGCTGGGCTCATTTCACGACCTCAGGCAATAGGGTTAACAATGTCCGATCGAGCCAGAGATCCAGTCCCCACCACAGGGCTGCGACGGCAAAAACGCTTAGGCCAATACGCACAGGCCACGATGCCAGCCAGCCGCCCATGGCTCGTCCTGCAGGGCTTTCGGCCAGTACAGGATGAGTCTGTGGATAGCTGAACGGAAGGACATGTTCACTGAGATCCTGCACGAGCTGCTGGCGCGCAGGATCGTTCAGCGAACGGAAACTGCCGAGAAACCCAAGCATCATGATCCGCTGGAAGCAGGTCACCACGGCATTGTTGGGTTCGGGCTGGCGCAAAACATCGCGCATCCGGTCACACAACGTGTCACCGGCGTCCATGGTGCCGAGAAAGTGCCCCAGCAGGGGAATGTGATACCACTGCACGCAGGCGTCGTCCTCCGCGCTGCGCCCTTTTACCGTTTCATCCAGCAACGCACACTGCGCGGTGAGGATAAGCAGACAGCTGGCTTCATCGAGATCGTTCGCTTTCAGCTCGCGCTGCACGCGTTCTACATCAGCAATACAGCGTTCCCACAGTTTTTTGCCATCGCCATCCTGGAATGTCGGGCCGTGCCGCAGGCTAATAACCTGCAGCCAGGTATTCTGCAGCAGCGCATCGATATCAATGCCCGCGGCGTTACCGCGTTTATGCTCATTCATGTTCTCAGTACCGCAAAGAGTTCAAGTTCAGGCTCACCGAGCATTCCCGGGACGTAAAACATGCAGGTGCCGCTTTGAAGCATTTCCGCCCCCAGCGCGTGGGAGACATCGAGGCTGAAATACTGGTTTTCCAGGCGAAGCGGAATGGCGGCGGGGACATGGCGCAGCGGCGTCAATGGCACCCCCACTCTGGACGAATTAACGATGCCCCGAACGTGATCCGGGCTGCCCACTTTGCACTGCCGTGGGAACTGCTCCTGCAGCTGCGCCACCGGCATCGGCGAACGTACAGAAAGGTAGTAATCCGCGCCTTCGCGCAGCCGGGGGTCATGCAGACGGGCCTGCCAGAAGTGCAGCCGGGGATCGTATTCAAGCTCAATGGACACCACCCTGGACGGCAGGCTGGCCTCCAGCAGGTCCCCTAACAATTCAAACAACGGCGGAAAAACGGCATTCAACCGATCATGTTGATAAGCCGGGATCGCGCTGGCCTGGTGCTCCAGAGAGAATGTCAGCAGGCTGCCTGCCAGGCGGGCAAGCTCAGGGTACAAACGCTCAGGCGGGCTTTGCAGGCTACGCTCGAACTGCCCCAGCACCGGCTCTGCGCTGTTCAGGGCGTTAAGCAGCCAGAAAAGCGAGACGTCGGCCACGGCAAAATCGGCCATCCGCTCATTGCTTTCACGGCGCATGGCCATCAGGCGGGCCAGCCTGGCGCGCAGCTGCGTCATCAGCTGTTCTAACTGGGTGACCAGCCAGCGGCTGCTCTGTACCGCCAGCAGCGGAGGAAGATAAGTCTCGTCCACACGCCAGGCGCCCTGAGAGTCCCGCTGCAAACGTGCGATCGGGCAGGTCAAATAGTCACTGTTGTCCTGCCCGGCAAAACGCAGCGTTAATTCCGGCTGCATCACCGCAATCTGGCGAGTGTCGTCCCCGAAGGTATTTCGGACATCCCGCCAGCGTTGGCGAAAACGCACCGGACGCTCGGCCACTTCATCAGGCTTCAGGCAGTTGCCGCCGTTGGCCCTCAGCAGCGGGAGCGCCAGAACCACCACCGCGTCCTGAGAGACATCCTCAAGCGAAATCGCCGGAGGCAGCGCGTCGGCGTTATCCGTATCAATCAGCGTCCCGTCCTGGAAACGGATATGCAGATGGCGGGCCTGAAGCCGGCCCAGCTTTAGCAAATCAGGTTCGAAAGCGGCGCTAATCATTCCCCACGGGTGGGACAGGCCCAACTGGGCGATACATTCAGCGGACCAGGCCGCATAGGCGACCTGTTGCTGGAAGTGCTGGGGAGAGACCATCTGGCACCTGCCCCATAACGGTTGTTCCGTTTTCATCGGCTTCCTGCCTTACGTTACGCTTTCGCCTTCGGCATCTGGGAAACCAGAGACAGATTGACGTCCATTCCTTCCACCTGGAAGTGCGGCACGGCGTACAGCTTGACGCGGAAAAAGCCCGGATTGTCTTCGATGTCTTCTACCGTCACTTTGGCATCACGCAGCGGGTGGGAAGCCTGCAGTTCGTCGCCCGGATCGGTCATTTCAGTGACCAGACTGCGAACCCAGGTGTTCAGCTCCAGCTCAAGCAAGCGACGATCTTTGGTGGTGCCGATGTTTTCACGCTGAATAAGCTTCAGGTAATGCGCAATGCGGGAGAGCAGGAAGATGTACGGCAGACGGGCGTTGATCCGGCTGTTCGCTGTCGCATCGGCGGTATCGTAAAGCGCCGGTTTCTGCGTGGAGTTTGCGGAGAAGAAGCACGCGTAATCGCGGTTTTTGTAGTAGGAAAGCGGAATAAAGCCCAGGTTGGCGAATTCGAATTCACGCGTTTCCGGGATCATCACCTCGGACGGGATTTTCACCTGGTTGCCGGTGCCGAGATCGTACAGGTGAATCGGCAGGTCCTGAACCGCACCGCCCGCCTGTGGGCCACGAATTTGCACGCACCAGCCGTTGTTGATAAAGCTGCGCACCATGTTGGAGGCAAAGGCAAACGACGCGTTATTCCACAGGTATTTATCGTGATCCGGGCCCTTCACCTCTTCCACGTAATTGAAGCTGCGGACCGGTACCGTGTCCGGCCCGTAAGGCAAACGCCCCAGCACGCGTGGCATCACCAGCCCGATGTAGCGGGAATCATCGGTATCACGGAAGGATTTCCACTTGATGTACTCGGCGCGATCGAAATAGTTGCCAATGTCTTTGATGGCGGCCACCTCTTCCATCGAGTCTTTCAGGAAGAATTTTGGGCCAGCAGAGCCAATAAACGGCATATGCGCCGCCGCAGAAACTTTCGAGATATTACGCAACAGGGCGACATCCTGGGCGGAGGCGTCGAACTCATAAGCGGAAATCAGCGCACCAATCGGTTCTCCGCCCGGCGTGTCGTACTCTGCCACGTATGTCTGCAGGTACAGTCCGCTCTGAATGATTTCAGGTGCATCTTCAAAGTCCTGACGCAGATCCTCCTTGGACAGGTCCAGAAGTTCAATTTTAACGTTCTGACGGAAGTCGGTTTTATCCACCAGCGATTTCAGACCGCGCCACAAAGACTCAACCGTCTGGAATTCTTCGTGATGCATCACGGCGTCCAGCTGGCGGCTGATCTGATAATCCAGGTCGGCGATGTGGTGGTCAATCAGCGTTTTATCGAGCTTCTCAACTTTTGAACCTGCTTTGCTCAGGCATTCCAGAAAGACCTGCATTCCGGCGGTCAGTCGTTCATCAGCGGTGGCATCTGACATCGCCTGACTGTCCTGCCAGATATCCAGCGCGCTTAATTCAGAAACCGGGCTGAGATTAATTTTTTCAAACAGCGAGGCATAAACACTCTCTGCCCCCTGGCGTTCAAGGACGATACTCTCACTACCGGCGTTGTTTTCATTTTGTACAGACATCAGCATTCCTCAATTAATCCATTAAATATCGTGACGACTTATGCCTGTTTTGGCGCAAGGGCAGACAGTTCCGCGCGGAGTTCGGCGCTCAGCGCCGGATTAATTAGAATTTTTTCCAGTTCTTTCCGGAAAGACTGGTTATCAAGAAGGTTAGCTTTGAGATCGCGAAGTAAATTACGCATCGCCAGCATGGCTTTCAATTGAGGTATTTGGCGAGCAACCTCTTCTGGCGTGAAGTCTTTCATATCGCGGAATACAAGACTGACATTCTCTTCGCTGCCGTCGGCAGCAAGCGTATTCACTACGGTAAGATTAACTTTTGGGGAATATTCAGAAAGAACACTGTTAAAATTATTTTTATTAACGTCTGTCTTTACTCGCTCAGATAAAATCGCAGTTTCGGCTCCGTGGCTGAAATCACCAGTAACCAGGAGCTTTAACGGCAGCTCTGTTTTTTTCTGCGCTCCCCCCGTGTGTAAATCCAGTTTTAAGTTGATACGTGCTTTGGGCACCTCGCCCTGGAAACTGTCAGCCATCTTCTCATCCCTCTGTTATCGCTGCATGGTATTTTTGGCGCTACATTACACCGCGCAGAATAATAGAACAATGCACAAAGTTAGATCAATTTTTTATGGAAATTAAAAACGCACAATTATTTATAGGAATTTTCCATAAGAAAGCGCCAGTCTGTCAGAATAAACTTAACAGGGAAGGTAAATAACTTAACTCTTGCGTGAGACACCGAATTAAAAACTGTCTGAAATGATAAATTATAATATTCATACAAAAAGAGAAATAAAATTGATGTACGTCAAAGCGGAAATGCAACCAGATGAAAAAATTAACAAAATCCAACACGCCAGGGCGCTGAATAAGTCTTAATTTAACCCAACACATTCATCTGCATTATCAAATGGGACAAAAGCAAAAGCAGAATCAACATATACAGCTATAATACCGCACCGGTATTATCACCATATAAAACACCGACACCTTAGAATAATCCGGCGTAAAAAACATCCAGCCGTAGGTTAAAACAACACCCCATAAAGTAAAGACAGGCCAGCCATTGCTTACAACACAGGCAGTGTACGGCCGCACACTGCCGTGTTTTTAACGATGAATATTTTTGATATCTACCGGTTGGCCAAAAAGGAACCCCTGAATCTCGGTACATCCTTCTTCTTCGAGAATACGCAATTGCTCTTTTGTCTCAACGCCTTCGGCGATAAGCGGCGTATTGATGGAGTTGCCGAGTGAAATGATCGCCCGTACAAAGGAGCGGGCCTGGAAATTACTTTCAACGTTAGTCAGGAAGCTACGGTCCAGCTTGATGACGTCGAAGTGGAACTCACGCAGCGTGCTAAGGGATGAATAGCCGGTACCAAAGTCATCCAGCGCAATGCTGATCCCCATTTTCTGGAACTGGTGCAAAATGTTAAACGTCAGCTTTTTATTGATGATAAAAGCGGTTTCCGTCACCTCAAATTCCAGCAGCGTTATCGGCCACGCGGTACGCATTAAAATGTCACGCACATTGTCGATAAAGCTAAGATTACGCAGCTGCACCGGGGAAATATTTATCGAGACTTTTTTGTCGAGTTTGTTGGCGAGCGACTCTTTACACACCGTTTCAATCACCCAATAACCCAGCGGAACAATCGCCCCGCTTTCCTCGGCAATAGGGATAAACTCATCCGGCGGGATAAGCCCCTGCTCCGGGTGATTCCAGCGCAGCAGGGCTTCGTAACCGGTAATGGCTTTGTCTTTGAGCGAGCGTTTTTCCTGATAGTGAATGAAGAACTGCCCTTCTTTGATACCGCGGCGAATATCCGCCGCCATAAGGTTTCGCAGGCGCGTTTTTTCATCCATGTCTTTTTCATACCAGCAAATCTTATTATCCAGGTTCGCTTTAGCGCGGTACATCGCCAGGTCTGAATTACTGATAAGCGTATTGATATCCGTGGCGTCATCGGGATAAACCGCCACGCCGATGCTGGCACTCACGGTAATTTCGCTGTGGGCGAAAAACTGTTTCCCCACAAAACAGCCATGCAGGCGTTCGGTAAAATTGCGAAGTTCGTCATCGTGGTTATAAGGTTTTGCCGCGACAAATTCATCGCCGCCAAAGCGGGCCACGATTTCATCTTTTTCAATCGCCTTAAGTACCGAGGAAGAAACCCGCTGTAAAAGCTGGTCGCCAACCAGATGCCCTTCGATATCGTTTATTTCTTTGAATTTATCGAGATCCACAGTGCAAATGGCAATGCGGTTATAATCAGACTCGGTAAAAAGTTTTTCCACGAAGCTAAAAAATTCGACGCGGTTAGGTAGCCCGGTCAGCGCATCATAGCGAGCGAGCCATGATATTTTATCGATAACCACCTTCTGCTCGCTAATGTCGCGGGTAATTTTGGCAAAGCCAAGCAGCGTCTGGTGCTCATCATAAATGGCGTCGATCACCACGTGCGCCCAAAAGCGGGTCCCGTCTTTACGGTAACGCCAGCCTTCGCCTTCAAATTTGCCGTTTTTCAGCG from Cedecea neteri encodes:
- the tssH gene encoding type VI secretion system ATPase TssH produces the protein MENPAILLRRLNPYCARAMEGAASLCQTRAHAEILPEHWLLKLLEQGEGDLTVLARRYEWNMDSVWQDLLAWLDALPRSVRGRPQLSDSVQKLLQEAWLIASLAGEEHIRSVHLMMALVDKQNLLRCDGLWPFLTLGQGQLERLRPLLDAQSDERPEAQQEAELAHAHGSEVEFIGRPVGATKEGDLDPALQNALDKFTLDVTAKAREGKIDPVFGRDTEIRQMVDILSRRRKNNPILVGEPGVGKTALVEGLALRIAEGNVPVSLQPVTLRTLDLGLLQAGAGVKGEFEQRLKNIIEAVQQSPDPVLLFIDEAHTIIGAGNQAGGADAANLLKPALARGELRTIAATTWSEYKQYFERDAALERRFQMVKVDEPDDETACLMLRGLKSRYAEHHGVHITDDAVRAAVTLSRRYLTGRQLPDKAVDLLDTAAARVRMSLDTLPEEIVVLKAQLTALELEEQALLEDIATGCHLPGERIERIDTQSNKLESTLEALEGRFELEKSLAQQVMECRQDISRQAELVDLQRQLAAMQQGDALVQIDVETRTVANVIADWTGVPLSSLMKDEQAELLTLENAIGKRVVGQEVALNALAQRLRAAKTGLTSENGPQGVFLLVGPSGVGKTETALALADALYGGEKSLITINLSEYQEPHTVSQLKGSPPGYVGYGQGGILTEAVRKRPYSIVLLDEVEKAHREVMNLFYQVFDRGFMRDGEGREIDFRNTVILMTSNLGSDPIMQLLEEQPEATEGDLHELLRPILRDHFQPALLARFQTVIYRPLASAAMRTIVEMKLAQVSQRLQRHYGLSTHIEGNLYDALTAACLLPDSGARNVDSLLNQQILPVLSQQLLMHMAARQKPRTLTLSWTEDEGIGLEFDRTQGEHV
- a CDS encoding Hcp family type VI secretion system effector, which produces MAIPVYLWLKDDGGADIKGSVDVENREGSIEIVAQEHNLYIPTDNNTGKLTGTRIHTPFMFTKEIDSSSPYLYKAVTTGQTLKSAEFKWYKINDAGQEVEYFNTKLENVKVVKVNPEMYDVKDPSKEKHNHLERVELRYEKITWTYKDGNIIHSDSWNERATA
- a CDS encoding OmpA family protein → MSPAQQRGLALWAAMLSLVVCLGFLPVSGAFSVLILLVILGMITAVWYVVSRRAEQDISLCLDDLPEATYRQPVVLVCGDLPLAWPRSSPVLTVTQGCWIRVAEHQDLQQVVRLVLQQRPDWGRQLSIMVSVCPQKHADAEALTSHLLALRWQIGQLRKETGHAVPLVLNGQTGSGMVNDMLWQAAIPGEGVRVWRESSSPCSIAAWVTTGGAMAMQQQVLMNSFMSWYQLHVKAVFMDENPDMPAIAPIAVLWGMGPILAGSLASSLWTAWLSRHTAMHQVSGWQPVGTDSTVISPLPDFVLPLLPEGKGLTARGRAWRCALGIFTLAAMTALLSSGWNNAQLLHRVSFDIARYDRIPMKDYGPKAEAVAVLREDAEQLDDWARNGIPARMSLGLYQGERLRMPLLEAIRSYVPAPPPKPQPKLKPAPKTVRLDSMSLFDSGKAALKTGSTKLLVNSLVGIKAKPGWLIVVAGHTDNTGNPRLNQTLSLKRAEAVRDWMHDTGDVPESCFAVQGYGQSRPIANNDTPEGRALNRRVEISLVPQANACLLPGEIPASSQDDGVLHNEKEK
- the tssL gene encoding type VI secretion system protein TssL, short form, which codes for MNEHKRGNAAGIDIDALLQNTWLQVISLRHGPTFQDGDGKKLWERCIADVERVQRELKANDLDEASCLLILTAQCALLDETVKGRSAEDDACVQWYHIPLLGHFLGTMDAGDTLCDRMRDVLRQPEPNNAVVTCFQRIMMLGFLGSFRSLNDPARQQLVQDLSEHVLPFSYPQTHPVLAESPAGRAMGGWLASWPVRIGLSVFAVAALWWGLDLWLDRTLLTLLPEVVK
- the tssK gene encoding type VI secretion system baseplate subunit TssK, producing the protein MKTEQPLWGRCQMVSPQHFQQQVAYAAWSAECIAQLGLSHPWGMISAAFEPDLLKLGRLQARHLHIRFQDGTLIDTDNADALPPAISLEDVSQDAVVVLALPLLRANGGNCLKPDEVAERPVRFRQRWRDVRNTFGDDTRQIAVMQPELTLRFAGQDNSDYLTCPIARLQRDSQGAWRVDETYLPPLLAVQSSRWLVTQLEQLMTQLRARLARLMAMRRESNERMADFAVADVSLFWLLNALNSAEPVLGQFERSLQSPPERLYPELARLAGSLLTFSLEHQASAIPAYQHDRLNAVFPPLFELLGDLLEASLPSRVVSIELEYDPRLHFWQARLHDPRLREGADYYLSVRSPMPVAQLQEQFPRQCKVGSPDHVRGIVNSSRVGVPLTPLRHVPAAIPLRLENQYFSLDVSHALGAEMLQSGTCMFYVPGMLGEPELELFAVLRT
- the tssC gene encoding type VI secretion system contractile sheath large subunit, with the translated sequence MLMSVQNENNAGSESIVLERQGAESVYASLFEKINLSPVSELSALDIWQDSQAMSDATADERLTAGMQVFLECLSKAGSKVEKLDKTLIDHHIADLDYQISRQLDAVMHHEEFQTVESLWRGLKSLVDKTDFRQNVKIELLDLSKEDLRQDFEDAPEIIQSGLYLQTYVAEYDTPGGEPIGALISAYEFDASAQDVALLRNISKVSAAAHMPFIGSAGPKFFLKDSMEEVAAIKDIGNYFDRAEYIKWKSFRDTDDSRYIGLVMPRVLGRLPYGPDTVPVRSFNYVEEVKGPDHDKYLWNNASFAFASNMVRSFINNGWCVQIRGPQAGGAVQDLPIHLYDLGTGNQVKIPSEVMIPETREFEFANLGFIPLSYYKNRDYACFFSANSTQKPALYDTADATANSRINARLPYIFLLSRIAHYLKLIQRENIGTTKDRRLLELELNTWVRSLVTEMTDPGDELQASHPLRDAKVTVEDIEDNPGFFRVKLYAVPHFQVEGMDVNLSLVSQMPKAKA
- the tssB gene encoding type VI secretion system contractile sheath small subunit, whose product is MADSFQGEVPKARINLKLDLHTGGAQKKTELPLKLLVTGDFSHGAETAILSERVKTDVNKNNFNSVLSEYSPKVNLTVVNTLAADGSEENVSLVFRDMKDFTPEEVARQIPQLKAMLAMRNLLRDLKANLLDNQSFRKELEKILINPALSAELRAELSALAPKQA
- a CDS encoding putative bifunctional diguanylate cyclase/phosphodiesterase, with translation MRTESLTDIAYRHFVESVKDYAIYMLNVDGTVATWNEGALRAKGYRREEIVGQYFGAFYSDAEQKSGLPERNLNIALKNGKFEGEGWRYRKDGTRFWAHVVIDAIYDEHQTLLGFAKITRDISEQKVVIDKISWLARYDALTGLPNRVEFFSFVEKLFTESDYNRIAICTVDLDKFKEINDIEGHLVGDQLLQRVSSSVLKAIEKDEIVARFGGDEFVAAKPYNHDDELRNFTERLHGCFVGKQFFAHSEITVSASIGVAVYPDDATDINTLISNSDLAMYRAKANLDNKICWYEKDMDEKTRLRNLMAADIRRGIKEGQFFIHYQEKRSLKDKAITGYEALLRWNHPEQGLIPPDEFIPIAEESGAIVPLGYWVIETVCKESLANKLDKKVSINISPVQLRNLSFIDNVRDILMRTAWPITLLEFEVTETAFIINKKLTFNILHQFQKMGISIALDDFGTGYSSLSTLREFHFDVIKLDRSFLTNVESNFQARSFVRAIISLGNSINTPLIAEGVETKEQLRILEEEGCTEIQGFLFGQPVDIKNIHR